Proteins from a genomic interval of Bos mutus isolate GX-2022 chromosome 26, NWIPB_WYAK_1.1, whole genome shotgun sequence:
- the ADAM8 gene encoding disintegrin and metalloproteinase domain-containing protein 8 isoform X1, with protein MRGLGLLLFTALGLQEVAPRAALPHVEQYEVVRPRRLPAPRARRALPSHLGLYPESVSYVLGARGHTFTLHLRKNRDLVGSGYVETYTAANGSQVTEQLQRQDHCFYQGHVEGHPHSAASLSTCAGLRGFFQAGPAVRLIEPLAEAGEEGPHALYLAQHLQQEAGTCGVNDSSLESILGPRVSAALRPRWSEPRETRYVELFVVTDSKEFQRFGSREAVRQRVLEVVNHVDKLYQELNFRVVLVGLEMWNGGDKIQISSQPDATLDNFLAWRTRELVGRQAHDNVQLITGVDFTGTTVGLAKVSTMCSPSSGAVNQDHSQNPIGVASTMAHEMGHNLGMDHDENVAGCYCPVPREGGGCVMAASIGSQYPRKFSQCSQADLETFVEKPRTACLVDAPDLDRLVGGPVCGNGFLERGEQCDCGRPEDCQNRCCNASTCLLAEGAECAHGTCCHECRVKPAGELCRPAKDQCDLGEHCDGQQPTCPEDAFRENGTPCPGGYCYNGACPTLARRCQDLWGPGSRVAVETCFLYSISKGCGAGVPLPFGRVNKCGTLFCEGGQKAPEREYCTLTISSGVCRVIVQDGSTAYEPVPKGTKCGEQQVCWDGFCQDLHVYRSRNCSARCNSHGECNHKGQCHCRPGWAPPHCAEPLADARAAPGSLRTHVLVGVGALVVLALILAGVLIYRKARSPVRRRNVAPKTAMGLSNPLFHEGLSKPAKGGAQAPPGGSPELAPYSQPHKPTASSVTPKRPPPAPPGSLQPPAAKASPPSPLPVYPPQAPGQQLRPAPPAKPLPVLKPKQVIKPTCAPPMPPIKPGARGAQPGPTQGAADPKVALKPPVQRR; from the exons ATGCGCGGCCTCGGGCTCCTGCTGTTCACTGCGCTGGGGCTGCAGG aggtTGCCCCCAGGGCCGCCCTGCCCCATGTGGAGCAGTACGAGGTGGTGAGGCCCCGGCGCCTGCCTGCACCCCGCGCTCGGCGGGCTCTGCCCTCCCACCTG ggcctgTACCCAGAGAGTGTGAGCTATGTCCTAGGGGCCCGAGGGCACACCTTCACCCTGCACCTTCGGAAGAACAG GGACCTGGTGGGCTCGGGCTACGTGGAGACCTACACAGCAGCCAATGGCTCCCAGGTGACAGAGCAGCTGCAGAGACAG GACCACTGCTTCTACCAGGGCCACGTGGAGGGGCACCCGCACTCGGCCGCCAGCCTCAGCACCTGTGCCGGCCTCAG GGGCTTCTTCCAGGCGGGCCCTGCTGTCCGCCTGATCGAGCCCCTGGCAGAGGCCGGGGAGGAAGGGCCGCACGCCCTGTACCTGGCGCAGCACCTGCAGCAGGAGGCTGGCACCTGCGGCGTCAATGACAGCAGCCTGGAGAGCATCCTGGGTCCGCGGGTGTCTGCAGCCCTCAGACCCCGG TGGTCAGAACCCAGAGAGACTCGCTACGTGGAGCTATTCGTGGTCACGGACAGCAAGGAG TTCCAGCGGTTTGGGAGCAGAGAGGCCGTACGTCAGCGGGTGCTGGAGGTGGTCAACCACGTGGACAAG CTCTATCAGGAGCTCAATTTCCGCGTGGTGCTCGTGGGCCTGGAGATGTGGAATGGTGGGGACAAGATTCAGATCAGCTCCCAGCCCGACGCCACACTGGACAACTTCCTGGCCTGGCGGACTCGAGAGCTGGTGGGCCGGCAGGCGCACGACAACGTGCAGCTCATCAC CGGGGTCGACTTCACCGGGACCACCGTGGGACTGGCCAAGGTGTCCACCATGTGCTCCCCGAGCTCCGGGGCTGTGAACCAG GACCACAGCCAGAACCCCATCGGTGTGGCGAGCACCATGGCCCACGAGATGGGCCACAACCTGGGCATGGACCACGACGAGAACGTCGCCGGCTGTTACTGCCCCGTGCCGCGGGAGGGCGGCGGCTGCGTGATGGCGGCCAGCATCGG CTCCCAGTACCCCAGGAAGTTCAGTCAGTGCAGCCAGGCCGACCTGGAGACGTTCGTGGAGAAGCCCCGCACGGCCTGCCTGGTGGACGCCCCGGACCTTGACCGGCTGGTGGGCGGCCCTGTGTGCGGAAATGGGTTCCTGGAGCGCGGGGAGCAGTGTGACTGTGGCCGTCCCGAG GACTGTCAGAACCGCTGCTGCAATGCCAGCACCTGCCTGCTGGCTGAGGGGGCCGAGTGCGCCCACGGCACCTGCTGCCACGAGTGCAGG GTGAAGCCGGCCGGAGAGCTGTGCCGCCCCGCGAAGGACCAGTGTGACCTTGGCGAGCACTGTGACGGCCAGCAGCCCACGTGCCCTGAGGACGCCTTCCGGGAGAACGGCACGCCCTGCCCAGGGGGCTACTGCTACAACGGGGCCTGCCCGACGCTGGCCCGGCGCTGCCAGGACTTGTGGGGGCCAG GCTCTCGGGTGGCGGTGGAAACTTGCTTCCTCTACAGCATCTCCAAAGGCTGCGGGGCTGGGGTCCCCCTGCCATTCGGCAG GGTCAACAAGTGTGGCACTCTCTTCTGTGAGGGGGGGCAGAAGGCCCCGGAACGTGAATACTGCACGCTCACCATCTCCTCAGGCGTTTGCCGGGTTATCGTCCAGGACGGCAGCACGGCGTATGAGCCGGTGCCCAAGGGCACCAAGTGCGGGGAGCAGCAG GTTTGCTGGGACGGCTTCTGCCAGGACCTCCACGTGTACAGATCCAGGAACTGCTCCGCCCGGTGCAACAGCCACGGG GAGTGCAACCACAAGGGTCAGTGCCACTGCCGCCCGGGCTGGGCCCCGCCCCACTGTGCAGAGCCGCTGGCCGACGCGCGTGCAG CCCCTGGGAGCCTCCGAACGCATGTGCTGGTGGGCGTGGGTGCCCTGGTGGTACTGGCGCTGATCCTGGCGGGCGTGCTCATCTACCGCAAGGCCCGGAGCCCAGTCCGAAGGAG GAATGTGGCACCCAAGACGGCCATGGGACTCTCCAACCCTCTGTTCCACGAAGGGCTCAGCAAGCCTGCAAAAGGCGGGGCTCAGGCTCCCCCCGGGGGCTCCCCAGAGCTGGCCCCTTACTCCCAGCCCCACAAGCCCACAGCTTCCTCGGTGACCCCTAAGCGCCCACCCCCTGCT CCTCCAGGCTCCCTTCAGCCTCCAGCCGCCAAGGCCAGCCCGCCGTCCCCGCTTCCTGTGTACCCGCCGCAGGCCCCGGGCCAG CAGCTCAGACCCGCTCCTCCTGCCAAACCCCTTCCGGTGCTGAAGCCAAAGCAG GTCATCAAGCCGACCTGTGCTCCCCCGATGCCACCCATCAAGCCTGGAGCGAGAGGGGCCCAGCCTGGACCCACTCAG ggagcTGCTGACCCGAAGGTTGCTCTGAAACCCCCTGTCCAGAGGAGGTGA
- the ADAM8 gene encoding disintegrin and metalloproteinase domain-containing protein 8 isoform X3, with protein MRGLGLLLFTALGLQEVAPRAALPHVEQYEVVRPRRLPAPRARRALPSHLGLYPESVSYVLGARGHTFTLHLRKNRDLVGSGYVETYTAANGSQVTEQLQRQDHCFYQGHVEGHPHSAASLSTCAGLRGFFQAGPAVRLIEPLAEAGEEGPHALYLAQHLQQEAGTCGVNDSSLESILGPRVSAALRPRWSEPRETRYVELFVVTDSKEFQRFGSREAVRQRVLEVVNHVDKLYQELNFRVVLVGLEMWNGGDKIQISSQPDATLDNFLAWRTRELVGRQAHDNVQLITGVDFTGTTVGLAKVSTMCSPSSGAVNQDHSQNPIGVASTMAHEMGHNLGMDHDENVAGCYCPVPREGGGCVMAASIGSQYPRKFSQCSQADLETFVEKPRTACLVDAPDLDRLVGGPVCGNGFLERGEQCDCGRPEDCQNRCCNASTCLLAEGAECAHGTCCHECRVKPAGELCRPAKDQCDLGEHCDGQQPTCPEDAFRENGTPCPGGYCYNGACPTLARRCQDLWGPGSRVAVETCFLYSISKGCGAGVPLPFGRVNKCGTLFCEGGQKAPEREYCTLTISSGVCRVIVQDGSTAYEPVPKGTKCGEQQVCWDGFCQDLHVYRSRNCSARCNSHGECNHKGQCHCRPGWAPPHCAEPLADARAAPGSLRTHVLVGVGALVVLALILAGVLIYRKARSPVRRRNVAPKTAMGLSNPLFHEGLSKPAKGGAQAPPGGSPELAPYSQPHKPTASSVTPKRPPPAPPGSLQPPAAKASPPSPLPVYPPQAPGQVIKPTCAPPMPPIKPGARGAQPGPTQGAADPKVALKPPVQRR; from the exons ATGCGCGGCCTCGGGCTCCTGCTGTTCACTGCGCTGGGGCTGCAGG aggtTGCCCCCAGGGCCGCCCTGCCCCATGTGGAGCAGTACGAGGTGGTGAGGCCCCGGCGCCTGCCTGCACCCCGCGCTCGGCGGGCTCTGCCCTCCCACCTG ggcctgTACCCAGAGAGTGTGAGCTATGTCCTAGGGGCCCGAGGGCACACCTTCACCCTGCACCTTCGGAAGAACAG GGACCTGGTGGGCTCGGGCTACGTGGAGACCTACACAGCAGCCAATGGCTCCCAGGTGACAGAGCAGCTGCAGAGACAG GACCACTGCTTCTACCAGGGCCACGTGGAGGGGCACCCGCACTCGGCCGCCAGCCTCAGCACCTGTGCCGGCCTCAG GGGCTTCTTCCAGGCGGGCCCTGCTGTCCGCCTGATCGAGCCCCTGGCAGAGGCCGGGGAGGAAGGGCCGCACGCCCTGTACCTGGCGCAGCACCTGCAGCAGGAGGCTGGCACCTGCGGCGTCAATGACAGCAGCCTGGAGAGCATCCTGGGTCCGCGGGTGTCTGCAGCCCTCAGACCCCGG TGGTCAGAACCCAGAGAGACTCGCTACGTGGAGCTATTCGTGGTCACGGACAGCAAGGAG TTCCAGCGGTTTGGGAGCAGAGAGGCCGTACGTCAGCGGGTGCTGGAGGTGGTCAACCACGTGGACAAG CTCTATCAGGAGCTCAATTTCCGCGTGGTGCTCGTGGGCCTGGAGATGTGGAATGGTGGGGACAAGATTCAGATCAGCTCCCAGCCCGACGCCACACTGGACAACTTCCTGGCCTGGCGGACTCGAGAGCTGGTGGGCCGGCAGGCGCACGACAACGTGCAGCTCATCAC CGGGGTCGACTTCACCGGGACCACCGTGGGACTGGCCAAGGTGTCCACCATGTGCTCCCCGAGCTCCGGGGCTGTGAACCAG GACCACAGCCAGAACCCCATCGGTGTGGCGAGCACCATGGCCCACGAGATGGGCCACAACCTGGGCATGGACCACGACGAGAACGTCGCCGGCTGTTACTGCCCCGTGCCGCGGGAGGGCGGCGGCTGCGTGATGGCGGCCAGCATCGG CTCCCAGTACCCCAGGAAGTTCAGTCAGTGCAGCCAGGCCGACCTGGAGACGTTCGTGGAGAAGCCCCGCACGGCCTGCCTGGTGGACGCCCCGGACCTTGACCGGCTGGTGGGCGGCCCTGTGTGCGGAAATGGGTTCCTGGAGCGCGGGGAGCAGTGTGACTGTGGCCGTCCCGAG GACTGTCAGAACCGCTGCTGCAATGCCAGCACCTGCCTGCTGGCTGAGGGGGCCGAGTGCGCCCACGGCACCTGCTGCCACGAGTGCAGG GTGAAGCCGGCCGGAGAGCTGTGCCGCCCCGCGAAGGACCAGTGTGACCTTGGCGAGCACTGTGACGGCCAGCAGCCCACGTGCCCTGAGGACGCCTTCCGGGAGAACGGCACGCCCTGCCCAGGGGGCTACTGCTACAACGGGGCCTGCCCGACGCTGGCCCGGCGCTGCCAGGACTTGTGGGGGCCAG GCTCTCGGGTGGCGGTGGAAACTTGCTTCCTCTACAGCATCTCCAAAGGCTGCGGGGCTGGGGTCCCCCTGCCATTCGGCAG GGTCAACAAGTGTGGCACTCTCTTCTGTGAGGGGGGGCAGAAGGCCCCGGAACGTGAATACTGCACGCTCACCATCTCCTCAGGCGTTTGCCGGGTTATCGTCCAGGACGGCAGCACGGCGTATGAGCCGGTGCCCAAGGGCACCAAGTGCGGGGAGCAGCAG GTTTGCTGGGACGGCTTCTGCCAGGACCTCCACGTGTACAGATCCAGGAACTGCTCCGCCCGGTGCAACAGCCACGGG GAGTGCAACCACAAGGGTCAGTGCCACTGCCGCCCGGGCTGGGCCCCGCCCCACTGTGCAGAGCCGCTGGCCGACGCGCGTGCAG CCCCTGGGAGCCTCCGAACGCATGTGCTGGTGGGCGTGGGTGCCCTGGTGGTACTGGCGCTGATCCTGGCGGGCGTGCTCATCTACCGCAAGGCCCGGAGCCCAGTCCGAAGGAG GAATGTGGCACCCAAGACGGCCATGGGACTCTCCAACCCTCTGTTCCACGAAGGGCTCAGCAAGCCTGCAAAAGGCGGGGCTCAGGCTCCCCCCGGGGGCTCCCCAGAGCTGGCCCCTTACTCCCAGCCCCACAAGCCCACAGCTTCCTCGGTGACCCCTAAGCGCCCACCCCCTGCT CCTCCAGGCTCCCTTCAGCCTCCAGCCGCCAAGGCCAGCCCGCCGTCCCCGCTTCCTGTGTACCCGCCGCAGGCCCCGGGCCAG GTCATCAAGCCGACCTGTGCTCCCCCGATGCCACCCATCAAGCCTGGAGCGAGAGGGGCCCAGCCTGGACCCACTCAG ggagcTGCTGACCCGAAGGTTGCTCTGAAACCCCCTGTCCAGAGGAGGTGA
- the ADAM8 gene encoding disintegrin and metalloproteinase domain-containing protein 8 isoform X2, with the protein MRGLGLLLFTALGLQEVAPRAALPHVEQYEVVRPRRLPAPRARRALPSHLGLYPESVSYVLGARGHTFTLHLRKNRDLVGSGYVETYTAANGSQVTEQLQRQDHCFYQGHVEGHPHSAASLSTCAGLRGFFQAGPAVRLIEPLAEAGEEGPHALYLAQHLQQEAGTCGVNDSSLESILGPRVSAALRPRWSEPRETRYVELFVVTDSKEFQRFGSREAVRQRVLEVVNHVDKLYQELNFRVVLVGLEMWNGGDKIQISSQPDATLDNFLAWRTRELVGRQAHDNVQLITGVDFTGTTVGLAKVSTMCSPSSGAVNQDHSQNPIGVASTMAHEMGHNLGMDHDENVAGCYCPVPREGGGCVMAASIGSQYPRKFSQCSQADLETFVEKPRTACLVDAPDLDRLVGGPVCGNGFLERGEQCDCGRPEDCQNRCCNASTCLLAEGAECAHGTCCHECRVKPAGELCRPAKDQCDLGEHCDGQQPTCPEDAFRENGTPCPGGYCYNGACPTLARRCQDLWGPGSRVAVETCFLYSISKGCGAGVPLPFGRVNKCGTLFCEGGQKAPEREYCTLTISSGVCRVIVQDGSTAYEPVPKGTKCGEQQVCWDGFCQDLHVYRSRNCSARCNSHGECNHKGQCHCRPGWAPPHCAEPLADARAAPGSLRTHVLVGVGALVVLALILAGVLIYRKARSPVRRRNVAPKTAMGLSNPLFHEGLSKPAKGGAQAPPGGSPELAPYSQPHKPTASSVTPKRPPPAPPGSLQPPAAKASPPSPLPVYPPQAPGQLRPAPPAKPLPVLKPKQVIKPTCAPPMPPIKPGARGAQPGPTQGAADPKVALKPPVQRR; encoded by the exons ATGCGCGGCCTCGGGCTCCTGCTGTTCACTGCGCTGGGGCTGCAGG aggtTGCCCCCAGGGCCGCCCTGCCCCATGTGGAGCAGTACGAGGTGGTGAGGCCCCGGCGCCTGCCTGCACCCCGCGCTCGGCGGGCTCTGCCCTCCCACCTG ggcctgTACCCAGAGAGTGTGAGCTATGTCCTAGGGGCCCGAGGGCACACCTTCACCCTGCACCTTCGGAAGAACAG GGACCTGGTGGGCTCGGGCTACGTGGAGACCTACACAGCAGCCAATGGCTCCCAGGTGACAGAGCAGCTGCAGAGACAG GACCACTGCTTCTACCAGGGCCACGTGGAGGGGCACCCGCACTCGGCCGCCAGCCTCAGCACCTGTGCCGGCCTCAG GGGCTTCTTCCAGGCGGGCCCTGCTGTCCGCCTGATCGAGCCCCTGGCAGAGGCCGGGGAGGAAGGGCCGCACGCCCTGTACCTGGCGCAGCACCTGCAGCAGGAGGCTGGCACCTGCGGCGTCAATGACAGCAGCCTGGAGAGCATCCTGGGTCCGCGGGTGTCTGCAGCCCTCAGACCCCGG TGGTCAGAACCCAGAGAGACTCGCTACGTGGAGCTATTCGTGGTCACGGACAGCAAGGAG TTCCAGCGGTTTGGGAGCAGAGAGGCCGTACGTCAGCGGGTGCTGGAGGTGGTCAACCACGTGGACAAG CTCTATCAGGAGCTCAATTTCCGCGTGGTGCTCGTGGGCCTGGAGATGTGGAATGGTGGGGACAAGATTCAGATCAGCTCCCAGCCCGACGCCACACTGGACAACTTCCTGGCCTGGCGGACTCGAGAGCTGGTGGGCCGGCAGGCGCACGACAACGTGCAGCTCATCAC CGGGGTCGACTTCACCGGGACCACCGTGGGACTGGCCAAGGTGTCCACCATGTGCTCCCCGAGCTCCGGGGCTGTGAACCAG GACCACAGCCAGAACCCCATCGGTGTGGCGAGCACCATGGCCCACGAGATGGGCCACAACCTGGGCATGGACCACGACGAGAACGTCGCCGGCTGTTACTGCCCCGTGCCGCGGGAGGGCGGCGGCTGCGTGATGGCGGCCAGCATCGG CTCCCAGTACCCCAGGAAGTTCAGTCAGTGCAGCCAGGCCGACCTGGAGACGTTCGTGGAGAAGCCCCGCACGGCCTGCCTGGTGGACGCCCCGGACCTTGACCGGCTGGTGGGCGGCCCTGTGTGCGGAAATGGGTTCCTGGAGCGCGGGGAGCAGTGTGACTGTGGCCGTCCCGAG GACTGTCAGAACCGCTGCTGCAATGCCAGCACCTGCCTGCTGGCTGAGGGGGCCGAGTGCGCCCACGGCACCTGCTGCCACGAGTGCAGG GTGAAGCCGGCCGGAGAGCTGTGCCGCCCCGCGAAGGACCAGTGTGACCTTGGCGAGCACTGTGACGGCCAGCAGCCCACGTGCCCTGAGGACGCCTTCCGGGAGAACGGCACGCCCTGCCCAGGGGGCTACTGCTACAACGGGGCCTGCCCGACGCTGGCCCGGCGCTGCCAGGACTTGTGGGGGCCAG GCTCTCGGGTGGCGGTGGAAACTTGCTTCCTCTACAGCATCTCCAAAGGCTGCGGGGCTGGGGTCCCCCTGCCATTCGGCAG GGTCAACAAGTGTGGCACTCTCTTCTGTGAGGGGGGGCAGAAGGCCCCGGAACGTGAATACTGCACGCTCACCATCTCCTCAGGCGTTTGCCGGGTTATCGTCCAGGACGGCAGCACGGCGTATGAGCCGGTGCCCAAGGGCACCAAGTGCGGGGAGCAGCAG GTTTGCTGGGACGGCTTCTGCCAGGACCTCCACGTGTACAGATCCAGGAACTGCTCCGCCCGGTGCAACAGCCACGGG GAGTGCAACCACAAGGGTCAGTGCCACTGCCGCCCGGGCTGGGCCCCGCCCCACTGTGCAGAGCCGCTGGCCGACGCGCGTGCAG CCCCTGGGAGCCTCCGAACGCATGTGCTGGTGGGCGTGGGTGCCCTGGTGGTACTGGCGCTGATCCTGGCGGGCGTGCTCATCTACCGCAAGGCCCGGAGCCCAGTCCGAAGGAG GAATGTGGCACCCAAGACGGCCATGGGACTCTCCAACCCTCTGTTCCACGAAGGGCTCAGCAAGCCTGCAAAAGGCGGGGCTCAGGCTCCCCCCGGGGGCTCCCCAGAGCTGGCCCCTTACTCCCAGCCCCACAAGCCCACAGCTTCCTCGGTGACCCCTAAGCGCCCACCCCCTGCT CCTCCAGGCTCCCTTCAGCCTCCAGCCGCCAAGGCCAGCCCGCCGTCCCCGCTTCCTGTGTACCCGCCGCAGGCCCCGGGCCAG CTCAGACCCGCTCCTCCTGCCAAACCCCTTCCGGTGCTGAAGCCAAAGCAG GTCATCAAGCCGACCTGTGCTCCCCCGATGCCACCCATCAAGCCTGGAGCGAGAGGGGCCCAGCCTGGACCCACTCAG ggagcTGCTGACCCGAAGGTTGCTCTGAAACCCCCTGTCCAGAGGAGGTGA
- the LOC138985799 gene encoding uncharacterized protein isoform X6 has product MLDAARPRPPAPPPLPPGALHRLYAWLDALPPSRRKRHLARDFSDGGKSSTSWVSVSQEEIRKVIVNTPGAIEPILCAVRDKVEAARTRPAWLDTWVPSCGHGLCCVGTRARCLPMRVKPGRRRRQACGQGQSQPLPGVSRHNAGAPCRKQDALVVTLPGSPGSTWTLGCRSGCWRRRSGCWQSCGGPSRFCR; this is encoded by the exons ATGCTGGACGCTGCCAGGCCGCGCCCCCCGgccccgccgccgctgccgcccgGCGCCCTCCACCGTCTCTACGCCTGGCTGGACGCGCTGCCGCCCAGCCGCCGCAAGCGCCACCTGGCCCGGGACTTTAGCGACGGCG GAAAGTCTTCCACAAGTTGGGTCTCAGTGTCTCAGGAAGAGATCCGAAAGGTGATCGTCAACACCCCTGGGGCCATCGAGCCCATCCTGTGTGCAGTGAGGGACAAGGTGGAGGCCGCGAGGACCCGCCCGGCATGGCTGGACACGTGGGTACCATCATGTGGCCATGGCCTCTGCTGTGTTGGGACACGGGCTCGTTGCCTGCCGATGAGAGTAAAACCAGGAA GGAGACGCCGGCAGGCCTGCGGACAAGGACAGAGTCAGCCTCTTCCGGGGGTCTCACGGCACAACGCTGGAGCCCCTTGCAGGAAGCAGGACGCTCTAGTGGTGACGCTG CCGGGGAGCCCTGGCAGCACCTGGACCCTGGGCTGCCGCAGCGgctgctggaggagaaggagcgGGTGCTGGCAGTCCTGCGGGGGACCGTCAAG
- the LOC138985799 gene encoding uncharacterized protein isoform X4, with product MLDAARPRPPAPPPLPPGALHRLYAWLDALPPSRRKRHLARDFSDGGKSSTSWVSVSQEEIRKVIVNTPGAIEPILCAVRDKVEAARTRPAWLDTWVPSCGHGLCCVGTRARCLPMRVKPGRRRRQACGQGQSQPLPGVSRHNAGAPCRKQDALVVTLPGSPGSTWTLGCRSGCWRRRSGCWQSCGGPSRCRPGRPPSSLAQHAARQGQPGGAPDRGSPFCR from the exons ATGCTGGACGCTGCCAGGCCGCGCCCCCCGgccccgccgccgctgccgcccgGCGCCCTCCACCGTCTCTACGCCTGGCTGGACGCGCTGCCGCCCAGCCGCCGCAAGCGCCACCTGGCCCGGGACTTTAGCGACGGCG GAAAGTCTTCCACAAGTTGGGTCTCAGTGTCTCAGGAAGAGATCCGAAAGGTGATCGTCAACACCCCTGGGGCCATCGAGCCCATCCTGTGTGCAGTGAGGGACAAGGTGGAGGCCGCGAGGACCCGCCCGGCATGGCTGGACACGTGGGTACCATCATGTGGCCATGGCCTCTGCTGTGTTGGGACACGGGCTCGTTGCCTGCCGATGAGAGTAAAACCAGGAA GGAGACGCCGGCAGGCCTGCGGACAAGGACAGAGTCAGCCTCTTCCGGGGGTCTCACGGCACAACGCTGGAGCCCCTTGCAGGAAGCAGGACGCTCTAGTGGTGACGCTG CCGGGGAGCCCTGGCAGCACCTGGACCCTGGGCTGCCGCAGCGgctgctggaggagaaggagcgGGTGCTGGCAGTCCTGCGGGGGACCGTCAAGGTGCAGGCCTGGGCGGCCTCCAAGTAGCTTGGCCCAGCATGCGGCGAGGCAGGGGCAGCCAGGCGGGGCCCCTGACCGGGGGAGCCC
- the LOC138985799 gene encoding sperm flagellar protein 1-like isoform X5 yields the protein MLDAARPRPPAPPPLPPGALHRLYAWLDALPPSRRKRHLARDFSDGGKSSTSWVSVSQEEIRKVIVNTPGAIEPILCAVRDKVEAARTRPAWLDTSAWVQTVPPPPGSPSPCPSVTGRRRQACGQGQSQPLPGVSRHNAGAPCRKQDALVVTLPGSPGSTWTLGCRSGCWRRRSGCWQSCGGPSRCRPGRPPSSLAQHAARQGQPGGAPDRGSPFCR from the exons ATGCTGGACGCTGCCAGGCCGCGCCCCCCGgccccgccgccgctgccgcccgGCGCCCTCCACCGTCTCTACGCCTGGCTGGACGCGCTGCCGCCCAGCCGCCGCAAGCGCCACCTGGCCCGGGACTTTAGCGACGGCG GAAAGTCTTCCACAAGTTGGGTCTCAGTGTCTCAGGAAGAGATCCGAAAGGTGATCGTCAACACCCCTGGGGCCATCGAGCCCATCCTGTGTGCAGTGAGGGACAAGGTGGAGGCCGCGAGGACCCGCCCGGCATGGCTGGACAC AAGCGCTTGGGTCCAGACcgtgccccctcctccagggagcccgtCCCCCTGCCCATCTGTGACAGGGAGACGCCGGCAGGCCTGCGGACAAGGACAGAGTCAGCCTCTTCCGGGGGTCTCACGGCACAACGCTGGAGCCCCTTGCAGGAAGCAGGACGCTCTAGTGGTGACGCTG CCGGGGAGCCCTGGCAGCACCTGGACCCTGGGCTGCCGCAGCGgctgctggaggagaaggagcgGGTGCTGGCAGTCCTGCGGGGGACCGTCAAGGTGCAGGCCTGGGCGGCCTCCAAGTAGCTTGGCCCAGCATGCGGCGAGGCAGGGGCAGCCAGGCGGGGCCCCTGACCGGGGGAGCCC